A region of Bradyrhizobium sp. SZCCHNS1050 DNA encodes the following proteins:
- a CDS encoding N-acetylglutaminylglutamine amidotransferase: MCGICGEVRISGQPALAALGRVNDAMQARGPDATGLYVQGGIALGHRRLSILDLSAAAQQPMIDAALGLGIVFNGCIYNFRELRAELQAKGYRFFSDGDTEVILKAYHAWGKTCVQRFKGMFAFALWERDSGRVVIARDRLGIKPLYYTEGPGFLRFASSLPALLAGGDVDTSIDRTALHHFFSFHAAVRAPRTILNGVKKLEPATLLTIEPDGTQRRERYWQFSVGASRSTDRAMSQEEWSDALLDAMTSAVDRRRVADVPVGVLLSGGLDSSLLVALLSKLGHEDIRTFSIGFDAVGKHTGDEFHYSDIIARTFGTNHEQIRIGGNRALDALPHAIAAMSEPMVSHDAVAFYLLSSEVAKRVKVVQSGQGADEVFGGYSWYPGFLSANDPVQQYQNVYFDWTHSDLQRLLAPEWLGGDESLAFVERFFAAHAGASAVDKALQIDTEIMLVDDPVKRVDNMTMAFGLEARVPFLDHDVVELAARIPAELKVKSGGKHILKEAARRCVPAEVIDRPKGYFPVPSLRYLRGPFLDYVRDVLNDEKARARGLYQRDLIDHMLQNPEAEMSPKGHSRLWQAALLEAWLQTHGI, translated from the coding sequence ATGTGCGGCATTTGTGGTGAAGTCAGGATTTCCGGACAGCCCGCGCTCGCGGCGCTCGGCCGCGTCAACGATGCGATGCAGGCGCGCGGTCCCGACGCCACTGGCCTCTACGTGCAGGGCGGAATCGCGCTGGGCCACCGTCGTCTCAGCATTCTCGATCTATCAGCCGCCGCGCAGCAGCCGATGATCGATGCCGCGCTCGGCCTCGGCATCGTGTTCAATGGGTGCATCTATAATTTCCGCGAGCTGCGCGCCGAGCTGCAGGCGAAGGGCTATCGCTTCTTCTCCGACGGCGATACCGAGGTGATCCTCAAGGCCTATCATGCCTGGGGCAAGACCTGCGTTCAGCGCTTCAAGGGCATGTTCGCCTTCGCGCTGTGGGAGCGCGACAGCGGACGCGTCGTGATCGCGCGCGACCGTCTCGGCATCAAGCCGCTGTACTACACCGAGGGGCCAGGCTTCCTCCGCTTTGCCTCGTCCCTGCCGGCGCTGCTCGCCGGTGGTGATGTCGACACCTCGATCGACCGAACGGCGCTGCATCATTTCTTCAGTTTTCACGCCGCCGTTCGGGCGCCGCGTACGATCCTCAATGGCGTGAAGAAGCTCGAGCCGGCGACGTTGCTGACGATCGAGCCCGATGGAACGCAGCGCCGCGAAAGGTACTGGCAGTTCAGCGTCGGCGCGTCGCGCTCTACCGATCGCGCCATGAGCCAGGAAGAATGGTCGGATGCATTACTGGACGCGATGACATCGGCGGTGGACCGTCGCCGCGTCGCCGACGTGCCCGTCGGTGTGCTGTTGTCGGGCGGGCTGGATTCGTCGCTGCTGGTCGCGCTGCTGTCCAAGCTGGGACACGAGGACATCCGCACCTTCTCGATCGGCTTTGACGCTGTGGGCAAGCACACCGGCGATGAATTCCACTACTCCGACATCATTGCACGGACGTTCGGCACCAACCACGAGCAGATCAGGATAGGCGGCAACCGCGCGCTCGACGCCTTGCCCCATGCCATCGCGGCCATGTCCGAGCCGATGGTCAGCCACGACGCGGTCGCATTCTATCTCCTGTCGTCCGAGGTCGCCAAGCGTGTCAAGGTGGTGCAGAGCGGGCAGGGTGCGGACGAGGTGTTCGGCGGGTACAGCTGGTATCCGGGCTTTCTCTCGGCCAACGATCCCGTTCAGCAATATCAGAATGTCTATTTCGACTGGACGCATTCGGATCTGCAGCGGCTGCTGGCGCCGGAGTGGCTCGGCGGCGACGAGAGCCTGGCATTCGTGGAGCGCTTCTTCGCAGCTCACGCTGGCGCTTCGGCGGTGGACAAGGCTCTGCAGATCGACACCGAGATCATGCTGGTCGACGATCCCGTGAAGCGGGTCGACAACATGACGATGGCGTTCGGGCTGGAGGCCCGCGTGCCGTTCCTCGATCACGACGTGGTGGAGCTCGCCGCGCGCATCCCCGCCGAGCTGAAGGTGAAGAGCGGCGGCAAGCACATTCTCAAGGAGGCGGCACGCCGCTGCGTGCCGGCGGAGGTGATCGACCGTCCCAAGGGATACTTTCCGGTGCCGTCGCTGCGCTATCTGCGCGGCCCGTTCCTCGACTATGTCCGGGACGTGCTCAACGACGAGAAGGCGCGCGCACGCGGCCTCTACCAGCGCGACCTTATCGACCACATGCTGCAAAACCCCGAAGCCGAGATGAGCCCCAAGGGACATTCGCGGCTGTGGCAGGCGGCCCTGCTCGAGGCATGGCTGCAGACTCACGGCATTTGA
- a CDS encoding CidA/LrgA family protein, translating to MMHRNISIGVHRLFRRSRLVQIGLLGLFWAVGEALARTTGLPLPGGIIGMALALALFLAGGLKVASMKRGANWMLAEMLLFFVPAVLALLDHRELFGLLGLKIFALIVVSTTAVMCVTALTIDLCYRWTERHDPRRAVA from the coding sequence ATGATGCATCGCAACATTTCCATTGGGGTCCATCGCCTGTTCCGCCGCAGCCGACTGGTGCAGATCGGCCTGCTCGGCCTGTTCTGGGCTGTCGGCGAGGCGCTGGCCCGGACGACCGGCCTGCCATTGCCCGGCGGCATCATCGGAATGGCACTCGCGCTCGCCCTGTTCCTGGCCGGCGGGCTGAAGGTCGCCAGCATGAAGCGCGGCGCGAACTGGATGCTCGCCGAGATGCTGCTGTTCTTCGTGCCGGCGGTGCTGGCGCTGCTCGACCATCGCGAGCTGTTCGGCCTGCTTGGCCTGAAGATCTTTGCCTTGATCGTCGTCAGCACCACCGCCGTGATGTGCGTGACCGCGCTCACGATCGACCTCTGCTACCGTTGGACCGAGCGTCATGACCCTCGCCGCGCTGTGGCGTGA
- a CDS encoding class II glutamine amidotransferase yields the protein MCRWIAYRGETTAFEHYVTEPEHSLVTQSIRALESTAGTNGDGFGLGWYGDHPEPGLYRETRPAWSDENLRYLCRHLHSHLFFAHVRAATGTAVTRQNCHPFACGRWLFMHNGFVGSWNRLRRKVEAMIPDALYPSRLGTTDSEAVFLAIVGAGIDQDPIGATSNVLRALRQLVNEDGLREHLRFTSALSNGHDLYAFRFAANDRANSLYYREDGDQVIAVSEPFDKEPDWIEVPPDHVLVARASRRAEIVPLFDADSAGFAAEHKRRQRVVGGT from the coding sequence ATGTGCCGCTGGATCGCGTACCGCGGTGAGACGACCGCCTTCGAGCACTATGTGACCGAGCCGGAACATTCCCTGGTGACGCAGAGCATCCGCGCGCTGGAATCCACCGCAGGCACAAATGGCGATGGCTTCGGTCTGGGTTGGTATGGGGATCATCCTGAGCCCGGCCTGTATCGCGAGACGCGCCCGGCGTGGTCCGATGAGAACCTCCGCTATCTCTGCCGACACCTGCATTCACATCTGTTCTTCGCGCATGTGCGCGCCGCGACCGGCACGGCCGTGACCCGTCAGAACTGCCATCCGTTTGCCTGCGGCCGCTGGCTATTCATGCACAACGGCTTCGTCGGTAGCTGGAACAGGCTTCGCCGCAAGGTCGAGGCAATGATCCCGGACGCGCTGTATCCGTCGCGGCTCGGCACCACCGATTCCGAAGCCGTGTTCCTCGCCATCGTCGGCGCCGGCATCGATCAGGACCCGATCGGTGCGACATCGAACGTGCTGCGCGCGCTCCGCCAGCTGGTCAACGAGGACGGTCTGCGTGAGCACCTGCGCTTCACGTCCGCCCTGTCGAACGGCCACGATCTCTACGCATTTCGCTTCGCTGCGAATGATCGCGCCAACTCGCTTTACTACCGGGAAGATGGTGATCAGGTCATCGCCGTCTCCGAGCCTTTTGACAAGGAGCCGGACTGGATCGAGGTTCCGCCCGATCACGTGCTGGTCGCGCGCGCGTCCAGACGCGCTGAAATCGTTCCGCTATTTGACGCAGACTCTGCCGGTTTCGCCGCGGAACACAAACGAAGACAGAGGGTTGTCGGCGGCACCTAA
- a CDS encoding carboxylate-amine ligase: protein MGLDPRILEKLRLGLSDDERRLVIRSATGSEEVTEYSFGIEEEYFLVDAQTRDVAIRTPDDLFEAANWSTGGQAMREMLQAQLEVATNVHVDVGDAREELKFLRREVASVASQYGLTILACSTHPTATWRSSQPSPKPRYAEMMEDLRIVGQRNMLCGMHVHVQLPDPDLRFAVMRAMLPHIPVFVALSASSPFWNSRETGLKGYRLAAYDELPRSGLPELFTSKQQYDRYVAALTKSGVMPDESHVWWAMRPSLRHPTLELRAPDVCTSVDDAVAIASLYRALARYLYLNPDLAESVGNVERAIAVENKWRAQRYGTDCLFVTEDGPVTGQEILNRMIADVAPHAEALGCLAEVEHCRIIMQFGSSADYQLQAYRESGGQLSAVTRWIESATVSRAEPPRSQAPVEPAQRRGPRSAA from the coding sequence ATGGGATTGGATCCACGCATCTTGGAGAAGCTGCGGCTCGGCCTGAGCGATGACGAGCGTCGTCTGGTGATCCGCTCGGCCACCGGCAGCGAGGAAGTCACGGAATATTCGTTCGGCATCGAGGAGGAGTACTTTCTCGTCGATGCGCAGACGCGCGATGTCGCGATCCGCACGCCGGACGATCTGTTCGAGGCCGCCAACTGGTCGACCGGCGGGCAGGCCATGCGCGAGATGCTGCAGGCGCAGCTCGAGGTCGCCACCAACGTGCATGTCGATGTCGGCGATGCGCGCGAGGAGCTGAAATTCCTGCGGCGTGAGGTTGCCAGCGTGGCGAGTCAGTATGGCCTGACCATTCTGGCCTGCTCCACGCATCCGACCGCGACGTGGCGCAGCTCACAGCCGAGCCCCAAGCCGCGCTACGCGGAGATGATGGAGGACCTCCGCATCGTCGGCCAGCGCAACATGCTGTGCGGCATGCACGTGCATGTCCAGTTGCCGGACCCGGACCTGCGCTTCGCGGTGATGCGGGCGATGCTCCCTCACATCCCGGTGTTCGTCGCGCTGTCTGCGTCCTCGCCGTTCTGGAATTCGCGCGAGACCGGCCTGAAGGGCTATCGGCTCGCCGCCTATGACGAGCTGCCGCGCAGCGGCCTGCCCGAGCTCTTCACCTCGAAGCAGCAATATGATCGCTATGTCGCGGCGCTGACGAAGTCCGGCGTGATGCCGGACGAGAGCCATGTCTGGTGGGCGATGCGGCCGTCGCTGCGGCATCCGACCTTGGAGTTGCGTGCGCCCGACGTCTGCACGTCGGTGGATGACGCCGTGGCGATTGCCTCGCTCTATCGCGCTTTGGCACGCTACCTCTATCTCAATCCCGATCTTGCGGAGAGCGTCGGCAATGTCGAGCGCGCGATCGCGGTCGAGAACAAGTGGCGGGCGCAGCGCTATGGCACCGACTGTCTGTTCGTGACCGAGGACGGTCCCGTGACGGGCCAGGAGATCCTCAACCGCATGATCGCGGATGTCGCACCGCATGCGGAGGCTCTTGGATGTCTCGCCGAGGTCGAGCACTGCCGCATCATCATGCAGTTCGGCAGCTCGGCCGACTATCAGCTGCAGGCCTATCGCGAGTCCGGCGGACAATTGTCGGCCGTGACGCGCTGGATCGAGTCCGCGACGGTGTCGCGCGCCGAGCCGCCGCGCTCACAGGCACCGGTCGAGCCGGCACAACGACGCGGGCCTAGGTCGGCTGCCTGA
- a CDS encoding LysR family transcriptional regulator: MELRTLRTFVEVVRQGGFSQAAKVVFATQSTVSKAVKQLEDELGLPLLDRLGHKSRMTAAGEIVYRRAIRLLTERDDLQAELAELRGLTRGVLRLGLPPIGSSTLFAPLFALYRQLHPEIEIRLVEHGSDRLSELLAAGDIDFAGLLPPIADEFAAQIVRREPLMALVSVEHPLARRETITLAELRDTPFVLFEAGFALNRILREACRRNGFEPVVAARSTQIDFIAELAGAGLGVAFLPRMIATQRTQVPISLVLLDEPGTEWTLAMAWRRGAYLSPAAAAWLRLVRERGEA, encoded by the coding sequence ATGGAACTCCGTACCCTCAGGACCTTCGTCGAGGTCGTCCGGCAAGGCGGCTTCTCCCAGGCCGCCAAGGTGGTGTTTGCGACCCAGTCGACCGTGAGCAAGGCCGTCAAGCAGCTCGAGGACGAGCTTGGATTGCCGCTCTTGGACCGGCTCGGCCACAAGAGCCGCATGACAGCGGCTGGCGAGATCGTCTATCGCCGTGCGATCCGGCTGCTGACGGAGCGCGATGATCTGCAGGCGGAGCTCGCCGAGCTGCGCGGCTTGACGCGCGGCGTGCTGCGCCTCGGCCTGCCGCCGATCGGATCGAGCACGCTGTTCGCGCCGTTGTTCGCGCTCTACCGCCAGCTTCATCCGGAGATCGAGATCCGGCTGGTGGAGCACGGCAGCGACCGGCTCAGCGAATTGCTGGCTGCAGGCGACATCGATTTTGCCGGCCTGCTGCCGCCGATCGCCGATGAGTTTGCCGCGCAGATCGTGCGCCGCGAGCCGCTGATGGCGCTCGTTTCTGTCGAGCATCCGCTGGCCCGCCGCGAGACGATCACGCTCGCCGAGCTGCGCGACACGCCGTTCGTGCTGTTCGAGGCCGGCTTCGCGCTCAACCGCATCCTCCGCGAGGCCTGCCGCCGCAACGGCTTCGAGCCGGTTGTGGCCGCGCGCAGCACGCAGATCGATTTCATTGCCGAACTCGCCGGCGCCGGTCTCGGGGTTGCCTTTCTGCCGCGCATGATTGCGACCCAGCGCACGCAGGTGCCGATCAGTCTCGTCCTGCTCGACGAGCCCGGCACCGAATGGACGCTGGCGATGGCCTGGCGTCGTGGCGCCTATCTCTCGCCGGCCGCGGCGGCGTGGCTACGGCTGGTGCGCGAGCGCGGCGAGGCGTGA